Part of the Penaeus vannamei isolate JL-2024 chromosome 17, ASM4276789v1, whole genome shotgun sequence genome is shown below.
acaacacacacgtatgtactcccccccccccccaccgccctcctacacacaaacgcatacacaacaacacacacgtatgcactcctccccctcccccaccccacccccgccgccgcccccaccccacacccccacaccccaccccactccccccctcggCGCTCGCCTTCCCCGAAACTCTCATTAATCGACCGACCGACTGAGCAGGTAGCATAGTCTCACGTAAAGTCTTGAAGCCTTTTATTACTAATCTAATCTGCGCCTTGGAACGATCTCCCTTCCCCGAGATATATATTCCTGAGCTCGGAATAGCGTTTAGGCCGTGTGCACGTCTGGCTTTcgtcttgtgtgtgtttgggaatgtgtgtgtgtgtgtgtgtgtgtgtgtgtgtgtgtgtgtgtgtgtgtgtgtgtgtgtgtgtgtgtgtgtgtgtgtgattatgtgggaatgtgtgtgtgtgtgtgtgtttgtgtgtgtgtgtgtgattgtgtgggaatgtgtgagtgtgtgtgtgtgtgtgtgtgtgtgtgtgtgtgtgtgtgtgtgtgtgtgtgtgtgtgtgtgtgtgtttatgtgggaatgtatgtgtgtgattatgtgggaaagtgtgtgtgtgtgtgtgtgattgtgcgtgtgtggatgtgtgtatttgtgtgtgtgtgtgtgtgattgtgtgggaatgtgtgtgtgtgtgtgattatgtgggaatgtgtgtgtgtttgtgagtgtgattgtgtgggaatgtgtgagtgtgtgtgtgtgtgtgtgtgtgtgataatgtgtgtgtgtgtgtgtgattatgtgggaatgtgtgtgtgtgtgtatgataatgtttgaatgtgtgtgtgattgtgtgtgtgtgtgtgtgattgtgattgtgtgtgtgtgtgtgtgattgtgattgtgtgtgtgtgtgtgtgattgtgattgtgtgtgtgtgtgtgtgtgcatttgctagGGAGTATAAAGGGAAATGGTCTGTGTGTGTCAtcagtgatcatcatcattatctttttcattatcatcgtcatcatcttcaccttcatcttacaTCCTCactgtcatcttcatcaccatcataacaactaccactaacaccatcattattatcataatcatcatcataatcatcattcatcatcatcatctaatacTTAAAGTAATTGTAGACATTCAGAAAATCTTGCAAGAAcgaatgtcattatatatatatatatatatatatatatatatatatatatatatatatttctctctctctctctctctctctctctctctctctctctctctctctctctctctctctctctctctctctctctctcactctctctctctctctctctctctctctctttctttttcttcttcttctatactgAAAATGTCTGAGGTAAATCGAAGCTTCAATGAATTTATTTGTGAACACTATTAATTCTTATATGTCATCTTCGATATGTGTGTAAAGTGATGTCACAATAAGAAGGAATTTCTTGGAAATGATATTGTGCAGTATGCTCATTTCCGATTATAATCAACATCGATGTACCTTTAACTCccactatcaatatatttataagtcgttatcaataccattgttaCACTCAATATCAATACGAAGTTACTGTCACAAACTATTAATATTGCCATAATCACTGATCCTATGATAAATTGCCAATGGTAATATCTCCATCATTACAATGCTATTTACCTGTAGCAAAGAAAAATAATCCTTGTTTGCAGATCTGTTTGGTTctaatactttttttattatctgaacGAAGGACAGGATCCGAAAAAGAAATGTGTGATTATAatgaacaaacacagacaaacacactcacatgcaggtagataggtaaagagagagagagagagagagagagagagagagagagagagacagagagagagagagagagagagagagagagagagagagagacagagagagagagagagagaatagcatttAAGCTCATCAggttgtgtgttcgtttgtgtagaATGTAGCGGATATGTGTTTGTTGAGTAGTATGTgcatgtgcctgtttgtgtgtgtgtgtgtgtgtgtgtgtgtgtgtgtgtgtgtgtgtgtgtgtgtgtgtgtgtgtgtgtgtgtgtgtgtgtgtgtgtgtgtgtgtgtgcgcgcgcgcgtcgtCCGCATGTGTGCAGGTCCGTGTATATTTTGGGTGTGTCGCTGTGCAGTGCTAACCATAAACCCATACAGCTGCATCCAACCCTTTCATCCATCTGACAAAAGTTATCAGAAAGAATTGGTTGCAAAATACCGCTTTGAAAAGTTCATACCTCGTGTGGTTCCAGATGCAATGCATACGACTGAACAAAGCCGCCACATACGTTTTGATGTATTGTTttccacaaaaaaaggaaaattggttGGAAAAGCTCTTACATTTGGTTTGGTGAGAAGCAAGAGAGGAAATCGGTCTGGTTTAAATATTTTGTGGATTTCATGAACAAATACACCTtggaacaaataagaaaaatatacatacatacatacatacatacaagagcTTCTCTCCTCACCTGGCGCGGTGGTTTAAATAAAAGTTTTGTGGATTTCATGAACAAATAcaccttggaaaaaaaaaacatacataaatacaaaagctTCTCTCCTCACCTGGCGCGGTCCTGGAGGTGCGCGACGTGTAGGCCGACACGACGACGGGCTGCGACGTGACGGGGCCGTGACTCACGTACACCTTGATCTGGTAGCTCGTGCCGGCGTCGAGGCGACTCACGTTGAAGTTGGGACGGTTTGAGGTCACGTTGGCGAAGAGGGTGCGGTTGTCGAAGTACACCTGGGGCGGGGGGAGAAAGGTTTCTTTGAGAAAAGGTCTCGTGTATCTGAGGATTCTTTTAGAGTGCGCCGATCGAAGTACACTTGCTGGGAAGATAAGTGTATGAACATTCGGCGAAGCACACCTGTCTGGGGAAATTAGCATTTTCTCTAGTATAATTGAAGTGtctaaggaaggaaagggaataccTAAAGCTATCTGAAAAAGCCCTGAGGCACAAGAGTGGTTGAAACACACcctcgaagaaagaaaaagttcttTTCTATAATTGCGAGGGACTGTATTTGTTTCGAAAATCGGAAAATTCTTTAAAACTATAGTTGTTGGGAAGGACATAGGACACttatggaggagaagagagtgtaCGTTCAAGTTGTTAAGGATACCATAACGACATCAGGCACTCTGACAAACCTGGAAAGGAAAGTGTATATTTCCTAGAGGTACGATCAAAATACTCCTAATGGACCAGAATAAATTCATAAGTACAATGAGAGGGAGAGCTATGGCGTTGGTTACATCAGAGGATTCTTTGAGCGAGTGAATATTGGCATGACGAAGTATTCTAATTACACAGGGAGGAAGattgattttctttcgttttcctcttatATACATCGTTAAAatcaaaaattaattaaaaatcaaTCTGAAGGTTTTTTCAAATCTGGTTATCGGAGTAGTGGTAATCTTGTGTCCAAGGAACGTCTATGCAAGTACCCATATAGAGGCAAAGGGTTAAGTATATACGTCTCAAAAAGAGACCTTGTCTTGGGTAGATAAAAGGGTTAGTTACACCTAAATTAGGAAACTACGTGAGAGTCCATTATTGCCATAATCAACTTGCCAAAAAGGGGGATCATGtcgcattttcttctctctttttgtactCTGAATGCTCTTGTGGTTGCTGAAATGCACCTGAAGAAAGAGCTTGTTATCCGGGCTCGTTATCCTTCGTAAATATGAGGTACTTTTTGGATCTCAGAcgcaagtaaaaagagagagaaaaaaagtaacaagaacgtaacagcaaacaacaataaaagttttcaaaataaaagtgataataatgatcacgttaataattatgataatcttaataatgattatgatggatattatttaaagaatgataataaaaacaacactattgatgacaataatgatgatgatgttgaagaggaggatggtgataatgataacaataataatgatgatgatagtaataatgataataataataataataataataataataataataataataataataataataaaaataataataataataataataataatgaagataatgaatataatgataatgaaaatgataatgatagcaaagatcataataatcataataatgataactataataaaaacgatattgataataataatgataacactactactattactactactactactactactattaataacaacaacaataataaaaataatcataatgattaaatgacaataaaaatatttttgattataatgataaagattacaatgatgataataataagaaaaacgaaagaaagaataatatatatatatttttaatattgtatAACTATTCACTTTCATTCGCATCTCTCTAAGCCATCATCACTAAGAACCCTATACATCTCACGAGGCGAAGCAACCTTATTTCACGAAGTTTTTCAGAACTCTTTAAAGGACTCAGAACGCGCGGTATTGTAAGCCAAGGAGCCAGAGAGCCGGCTTAAATACAGTAGTGTTGTCGACTCTTCCAAAGGGGAGAAAGGGCGCTCGTCAGAAGACATAGAAAGGGGAACTGAGGCATGAAGAAGAACTCGAGGGGACGgtcgggagaagggaaggaggagcggtGAACAGGCGGGGTCGTGGTGCGagctagagagggaggaaggctcTCTCTGTGTGCTTCTGATATGAAggctttatatttatacataggtacacacacacacacacacacacacacatatgtatatatacatatatatatatatatatatatatatatatatatatatatatatatatatatatatatatatatatatatgtatatatatatatatatatatatatatatatatatatatatatatatatatatatatatatatatatatatatatatatatatatatatatatatatatatatatatatatatacacgtacacacacacactcacacacacacacgtgtatatatatatatatatatatatatatatatatatatatatatatatatatatatatatatatatatatatatatatatatatatatgtgtgtgtgtgtgtgtgtgtgtgtgtgtgtgtgtgtgtgtgtgtgtgtgtgtgtgtgtgtgtgtgtgtgtgtgtgtatatgtatatatatatatatatatatatatatatatatatatatatatatatatacatatatatatacatatatatatatatatatatatatatatatatatatatatatatatatatatatatatatatatatatatatatatatatatatatatatatatatatatatatatatatatatatatatatatatatatatatatatgtacatatattcttcttttttcttattttcttcttctaccctccctccagaCCCCTCCTGTCTAACGCTCATCTTTGGCCCTCCCCTTCTTTCAACTGTGTGCATGCGTGCTCTGAAGACCCACCACGCACTCAAGTTCCTCCTCT
Proteins encoded:
- the LOC138864682 gene encoding uncharacterized protein is translated as MIPLFGKLIMAIMDSHEYFDRTSRKYTLSFPGLSECLMSLWCASPNVHTLIFPASVLRSAHSKRILRYTRPFLKETFLPPPQVYFDNRTLFANVTSNRPNFNVSRLDAGTSYQIKVYVSHGPVTSQPVVVSAYTSRTSRTAPGDTSTSEGGVSVGGVVGGLAVTLVLLVGVVVLRNYCRRRRGRRKQEPRPQSDDSNPDVVPNIEETYDLLAPGEPKAEASYDSMNTQMPEDVPMEAYHPLVLQSSSTHEGEEFQGSRTDRVYCPVDQLMQAEESVV